Proteins from one Leptonema illini DSM 21528 genomic window:
- a CDS encoding N-acetylneuraminate synthase family protein: MKTKHHVIGEDGAAYLIAEIGLNHNGDEALAVRMIEEAARSGAHCVKFQLFQSDLFFDRNARLGVGPPGSLGDFFRQFELSRESWKRLARASDENGVDFLCSVFDYESLVFYKELLETSGHKTHYLKIASTDLTNRILLEQAKSMGFEILLSTGASVEDEVARTIDWIGRPAVLFLCVSSYPALPADYNLSLLPAWKRKYGCAIGVSDHCESLVVSMAAAAIGIVGSDGIAIERHFTVDRKLPGPDQALSSTPAQMRELREGVDLLRAAKGTGIKESMSSEEGVRKYGRRSLYYRKALPAGHILSIDDIIALRPGGGIPVEQYTGFVGRPLKNAVQEGSPVNAGDFT, encoded by the coding sequence ATGAAAACGAAGCACCACGTTATTGGCGAAGACGGGGCGGCCTACCTCATCGCCGAGATCGGACTCAATCATAACGGCGACGAGGCCCTGGCCGTCCGCATGATTGAAGAGGCGGCGCGAAGCGGGGCGCATTGCGTTAAATTCCAGCTTTTTCAATCGGATCTTTTCTTCGATCGCAACGCCAGGTTGGGCGTAGGACCGCCCGGATCGCTGGGCGATTTCTTTCGCCAGTTCGAGCTTTCGCGTGAGTCCTGGAAGAGACTGGCCCGGGCCTCCGACGAAAACGGTGTGGACTTTCTCTGTTCGGTCTTCGATTATGAATCCCTCGTTTTTTATAAAGAATTGCTTGAGACGTCGGGTCATAAGACGCATTACCTGAAAATCGCTTCCACCGATCTTACGAATCGTATTCTGCTTGAACAGGCGAAGTCGATGGGCTTTGAGATCCTGCTTTCGACAGGAGCATCGGTTGAAGATGAGGTTGCGCGAACGATCGACTGGATTGGAAGGCCCGCCGTGCTCTTTCTGTGTGTTTCGTCGTATCCGGCTTTGCCGGCCGATTACAACCTGAGTCTGCTACCGGCCTGGAAAAGGAAATACGGTTGTGCAATCGGCGTATCGGACCACTGCGAGTCGCTTGTCGTATCGATGGCCGCCGCTGCCATCGGAATCGTCGGCTCAGACGGGATTGCCATCGAGCGCCATTTCACGGTCGACCGCAAGCTTCCCGGCCCAGACCAGGCGCTATCATCGACGCCGGCGCAGATGCGTGAGTTGCGCGAAGGCGTCGATCTACTGCGGGCCGCTAAGGGCACAGGCATCAAAGAAAGCATGTCATCTGAAGAAGGGGTGCGAAAGTACGGGCGCCGTTCTCTCTACTATCGCAAGGCCCTGCCGGCCGGACATATTCTTTCGATCGACGATATCATCGCGCTGCGACCGGGCGGCGGCATTCCCGTCGAACAGTATACGGGTTTTGTCGGCCGCCCTCTGAAGAATGCCGTTCAGGAAGGTTCTCCTGTGAATGCAGGGGATTTCACTTGA
- a CDS encoding anthranilate synthase component I family protein, giving the protein MLPSLQLPGKPHTEKLEPGLSFFDLFRIIESEQKHCFLLESLDPNNRHSRYSAIGFDPLALLRGRPGRLIWQSDRHDVKQSELACENPYLALRDWFPNGILSRNYAGGLVGYIGYDASVFFEPSLELKMHDRFDPFVFGLYLDGIVCDTMTGEIFYYSYGENRADLVRSYMNRPALRSGPASVEYLGDSATEEQHRQMVEATKEEIRAGNTFQCQIGLQKNYRITGDTLTIYERLRRISPSPFMFYLKFDDVKQIGASPELVFRLQQGEMETYPLAGTTARGASEDEDISLARALLNDPKEIAEHNMLVDLHRNDLGRVARFGTVKVRHLMDIRKFSHVQHISSEVVGILARDKTMFDGLASCFPAGTLSGAPKIESMKIIQRLEGDARGPYGGAVGQFGLNGNATFTIPIRTLFISGEDAFARASSGIVYDSVPKNEYEEIQRKLAAMDLCLKEFMN; this is encoded by the coding sequence AGCAGAAGCATTGTTTCTTGCTCGAATCTCTGGACCCGAATAACCGGCATTCGCGTTACTCTGCGATCGGATTTGATCCGCTTGCGCTGCTTCGCGGCCGCCCCGGACGTCTGATCTGGCAGTCCGATCGGCATGACGTGAAGCAGAGTGAGCTTGCCTGCGAGAATCCGTATCTTGCTCTTCGTGACTGGTTCCCGAACGGCATACTTTCGCGCAACTATGCGGGCGGTCTCGTCGGTTATATCGGCTACGACGCATCGGTCTTTTTCGAGCCGTCTCTTGAATTGAAGATGCATGATCGTTTTGATCCCTTCGTTTTCGGGCTCTACCTGGACGGCATCGTCTGCGATACGATGACGGGCGAAATCTTCTATTATTCGTATGGCGAGAACCGAGCCGATCTCGTGCGTTCTTATATGAACCGACCGGCACTTCGATCCGGTCCTGCCTCGGTTGAATATCTCGGCGATTCGGCGACAGAAGAGCAGCACCGGCAGATGGTCGAGGCCACAAAAGAAGAGATCCGCGCCGGCAACACCTTCCAGTGCCAGATCGGACTGCAGAAAAACTATCGCATCACCGGCGATACGCTGACGATCTACGAACGCCTGCGCCGTATATCGCCGTCGCCGTTTATGTTTTATTTGAAGTTCGACGACGTGAAGCAGATCGGCGCAAGCCCTGAGCTTGTCTTTCGCCTGCAGCAGGGTGAGATGGAAACCTACCCTCTTGCCGGAACGACGGCGCGCGGAGCCAGCGAAGACGAAGACATTTCCCTTGCGCGAGCTCTTCTGAATGATCCGAAAGAGATCGCCGAACATAACATGCTTGTCGATCTTCACCGTAACGACCTCGGTCGCGTGGCAAGATTCGGTACCGTTAAAGTGCGGCATCTGATGGATATACGCAAGTTCAGCCATGTTCAGCATATATCCAGCGAGGTCGTCGGCATCCTTGCGCGTGATAAGACGATGTTCGACGGGCTGGCCAGCTGCTTTCCTGCCGGAACGTTATCCGGTGCGCCGAAGATCGAGTCGATGAAGATTATCCAGCGCCTTGAAGGCGACGCCCGCGGTCCATACGGCGGAGCGGTCGGTCAATTCGGCCTTAACGGAAACGCTACGTTTACGATTCCGATTCGCACGCTTTTTATTTCGGGAGAAGATGCCTTCGCGCGGGCGTCGTCGGGCATCGTTTATGATTCCGTTCCGAAAAACGAATACGAAGAGATTCAGCGCAAGCTTGCGGCCATGGATCTCTGTCTGAAGGAGTTCATGAACTAA
- a CDS encoding anthranilate synthase component II, which produces MKVLIIDNYDSFTFNLYQYAGELLDEKGGAFRLDVERNDAITLKEIASRRYERIIISPGPGDPTDRAYFGICSDVLLGPAKELPVLGVCLGMQGMAAVYGGNVRRAKLPMHGKTSLVKHDGKGVFQGLPDNLQVMRYHSLIVERNSLPDCFEETAVSQDSEELMGIRHREYRHLEGIQFHPESFATEGGMEMLRNFLFPG; this is translated from the coding sequence ATGAAAGTCCTGATTATCGACAACTACGATTCCTTCACGTTTAACCTGTACCAGTATGCGGGCGAGCTGCTCGACGAAAAGGGAGGCGCTTTTCGCCTGGACGTTGAGCGGAACGATGCGATCACTCTGAAAGAGATCGCATCGCGCCGATATGAACGCATCATCATCTCTCCGGGGCCTGGAGACCCGACGGACAGGGCCTACTTTGGCATCTGCTCAGACGTGCTGCTCGGGCCGGCGAAAGAACTTCCGGTGTTAGGCGTCTGTCTGGGCATGCAGGGCATGGCGGCCGTGTACGGAGGGAATGTACGCAGGGCGAAGTTACCCATGCACGGCAAAACGTCGCTTGTTAAGCATGACGGAAAGGGAGTCTTTCAAGGTCTACCCGACAATCTTCAGGTGATGCGCTATCATTCTCTGATCGTTGAACGCAATTCTCTGCCCGACTGTTTCGAAGAGACGGCTGTCAGCCAGGACTCCGAAGAGCTTATGGGTATTCGTCATCGCGAATACCGTCATCTTGAAGGGATTCAATTTCATCCGGAGTCCTTCGCCACCGAAGGCGGTATGGAGATGCTGCGCAATTTTCTCTTTCCGGGTTAA